The nucleotide window TCGCCAATGGATATGCAGAGAATCTTATCTTACGGGCTGGTGATTGTAGCTTGAAAGAGAAAAGACCACTGGTTCTTGTTCCTCGTGAAGCACCATACAATCTTGTACACATAGAAAATATGAGCAAAGCCACAAAAGCCGGTGCTTCGATTTTGCCAGCCAGCCCTGCGTTTTGGCATAAGCCACAAACCATTGAGGATCTTGCTGATTCTGTAGTTGATCGAGTTATCTCACACTTGGGTGTTACCTTGGACTCAGACATAGAATGGACCGGTATGTCCGATTAAAAATAACACAAAAAAGTGAAAATGTGCTAGAATTGAGTTTAATCCCTTCCCAATTCTAACACAAAGGGCTTTCTTTCCGGCTTATTCAGCGACGCCCTCGGTTGTTGTCTCTTCTTCTTCTGCTGCTGCTTCTTCTTCTATTGCTTCTTCCTTGGCACCTTCGAGTCGCTTCATTGTTTCACCAAGAATCTCTTCACCCTGCTGAATAGCCAGCGGTACGACGAAGAAGAGTATAAGCACATTTCCAATTATAGAGATAAGGGGCGCAAGCAAGCCAAGGAAGGGAACCCATCCAATGAAGCTTGCTACGATTCGGAGAACTACACCGACAATTACCCCGGGCCATGCGGTTGCTGTTGGCCTTTTCAGAGCAGTAATTGCTGTTGTGAAACATGTTGCCGCGAATCCTACCGCTGTCAATATGGGGCCTATAAGTGGGACATATGCTCCAATGACCCAGATTGCTGCACTTATGAGTATGTAGATGAAGTGTGGATCTGATTGCAGACTCTCCATGAAATCTACTTTTTCGTTAGTTGACATTTGTTTTACACCAAGTTTGATTTTTCTATTCTGCTTTTATTAGTTATCCGCTTGTAATTGAATTCGCAGTCTATTCAATTTCAATACTCTCAAGCAATTCGTCAGCTGCTTTTCTGACACGCGAACGGTAGCCTCTAGTTGTGTAGACGCGTATGGATTTCGATAGCCTACGGAAACTGCGTGCAATCATACTCATGTCGGTCACAGCCCAGAATTCATAACCTCGTGAACCTCGTTCATATAGCGCCAAGTTATCAAGATCTATTCGTGAGGGATGATGACAAACTGACAGGCGATAGGGATAATCCAGGTACACGTTTCGCGGTGCAATATCTGCATCTTCAGCTATCTCCGTCTCAATGGCAAGGCGGCCATCGGGGGTATCGATTCTGCTGAGAAAATCAGTATTAGCAATTGCTCGTTCACTTGCAAGTTTGATAAGATATCTTCTACTATAGTCCTCAAATAGATTGCTAGCCCGTGTATAAGCCTCAGACGCATCATCTGGTGGATGCAACAGGATGTGGCGAATAGACAAGTCATCCAATTTCAGAAAGCTTGACAAGTCCTCACGGGGGGATTCGAAAATTTCGCTCCCAGCTACGTTTAAGATTCGTAACAGCATAAGTTCCGCTGCTCGAACCGTTTTGTGGTAGTAGACAGCATCAAACATGTTCGCTCCCGCAGACAGATAAGATTCCAAAGTATACAGAGCCCCTCGTTCAATAGCAAGTGTGTCCTTGGCTATTCGAGTTGCAGAGAACAAACGTTGGAGTTCAATCTGAGCGTATTCTACCCCCGCGAAATACGAATCTCGCTCCAATCGATCTATTAGCTCTGGATTGATTGGACAGGTTTCAAGATTTAGCCGAAGGCCTTTGGTCGGTAGTCCTTCACTTAG belongs to Candidatus Thorarchaeota archaeon and includes:
- a CDS encoding UbiX family flavin prenyltransferase yields the protein MKRILLCITGASGAIYGVRLLRKLKKMGHEVHLILSSWGSETLEHEMGIKRSDLEHEADKSYDQTEMAAGPASGSFPLDAMAVVPCSMKTLAGIANGYAENLILRAGDCSLKEKRPLVLVPREAPYNLVHIENMSKATKAGASILPASPAFWHKPQTIEDLADSVVDRVISHLGVTLDSDIEWTGMSD